The Oncorhynchus mykiss isolate Arlee chromosome 10, USDA_OmykA_1.1, whole genome shotgun sequence nucleotide sequence gtgcttgtgcccatagaaatagacacGGCACACACAGGGGGTGTGGGATGTTCCCCAATACTGGAAGGGGGGCTTGAGTGAAAAAGTTTGGTAACCCCTGCTCTAAGGAAACACACAAGGAAAAGGACAGTTGGTGCTTCAACTGAGCAGAGAAATTGGTTGTTCCTCCAGCAGAGAAAGTGTTGCCTGTAGAACAAGGTTTATCTTGGCTGATTTAATATGAATGTATGGTATGAGCATATTTGCATATTACTATATAATAAGTAGTCTCCAGTATTCTAATCTGAATTCCTCTATAGAAGCTGAATAAGGAGAAGGAGGCTCTGCAGGTGACAACAGAGTTTCTGACGGTCAGACTCAACTCTGTGAATGACATATTGGCCCTACAAGAGGAGAAGAGGGTTGAGAAGGTACGTGATCAATTGTTAACAGTGCCATAGCTGATGTAAAATCCCCTTATTTTTGTCAGACAGTCATACACATGTGGGAATGGATATTAATAAACTATCTAAGAGCTCTGAGGGTTAAGTAAAGGCTTAGTCATGTCCACAGACTAGGTCAGACCCTCTCTTGAAGGCTGGGCCTAAAGGCACTCGGGTTCTGCGCCGCTGGAGAGAGAAGGTCTTCATGTTGTTGGTCGAGCTTCACTCAAAGGACATTGAACTGAGGGGAGAAAAGGACAattgtacagtatgttcctataggaGGTTTCTATATTTTTCAAACAGACAAATGACCACCCACTATAAAATAATGTTCAGTCTATTCATCGGCGAATTTGTTGATAAGGAATATTTTCGAAACATCCATGAGTCTATTGTGTGTCCTTTTGTTTCAGATCTCGTCTCTGGAGCAGGAGGTGAAGGAGAAGTACCAGTCTAGTGTGTTCCAGCACAGCctgcaggacagaacagctgCGCTGGACCTGGAGAGGGTGGCTTGGGAGGTGAGGAGGAACAGGGTACAGCCTCTGGGATTGTCTCAATGCATCCCTTCATAGGATGTCTTTCCTCCATTTtgttgaaacaggatgcatctgccATTGCCACAGGGAGGTGCCATGTTAGCACAGCAGAGGGTGCTGCTTCTCATTAAAACATTTGTTACGCACCACCAATCAGTATTAAACGCCCACACCAGTAGAAATCCACATGATCAAGCTGAAAGACGATTGTTAGAGCTTACCCATGATGTTGCACAACAAAAAATAAAGCTGCATAGGCTATTGCATTTTTTGTCTGACATGGTAGGAAAAGAGGGATGGACAGAACAAGGTCAaatgaaaaac carries:
- the LOC110534918 gene encoding coiled-coil alpha-helical rod protein 1 isoform X1; the encoded protein is MQKLKKQLDESNRKHERQKLNKEKEALQVTTEFLTVRLNSVNDILALQEEKRVEKTRSDPLLKAGPKGTRVLRRWREKVFMLLVELHSKDIELRGEKDNCTISSLEQEVKEKYQSSVFQHSLQDRTAALDLERVAWEA
- the LOC110534918 gene encoding uncharacterized protein LOC110534918 isoform X2 → MQKLKKQLDESNRKHERQKLNKEKEALQVTTEFLTVRLNSVNDILALQEEKRVEKISSLEQEVKEKYQSSVFQHSLQDRTAALDLERVAWEA